From the genome of Argentina anserina chromosome 4, drPotAnse1.1, whole genome shotgun sequence, one region includes:
- the LOC126791471 gene encoding cyclin-SDS, giving the protein MKFRSIRAMHSLETASARLKTTATRKLRSEMSRRRRVQISPILYSSQKPNARSVEASVFSVNSTSCSYFAGEVSCESSRVSVGSESKVRSSLKKRSFGETEAASRKVTRSRKPVAGDGEFEASESSCVESNCGADFGGVVEKKLKLKTKSEVVKVTGGSEAVTESAISDYSDKASLKFKEQEVISLSSGVQLCSEATVSETKTVNDGGNRAPEFEFQGASSNYFGENSESTIEQRPLSFGLDSDLACTEHFSYDDGSEYSSSQTLSDFHSDPYQENSEKIDFSDYSPSFFIDSGSQFSQGSVDDSPSPTFAWLVKYREEFVATALDIDAAPRANEAYKHESTFMKFEDDEVEESYQMLRNRERLKLFVRDYTVDYSSTTEYGRLILHQRSFMVRWICEVSTATGLHQETKFLSVNLLDRFLSKGYFKSKRILQIVGVACLTLATRIEENQPYNSVREKSFNVGSHVYNRCEVVAMEWLVLEVLKFQCFLPTSYNFLWFYLQAAEADEEVETRAKYLAMLQLTDPGQLCYWPSTVAAAVVILASLEGDDASRQQVMDIHMRTDDDDDLPECLKSLDWLLRFV; this is encoded by the exons ATGAAATTCCGATCAATCCGAGCGATGCACAGCCTCGAAACCGCGTCGGCTCGCCTGAAGACGACGGCGACGAGGAAGCTCCGGTCGGAGATGTCTCGCCGGAGGCGAGTTCAGATCTCTCCGATTCTCTACTCCTCTCAGAAACCGAATGCTCGCAGCGTTGAGGCCTCTGTCTTCTCCGTGAACTCGACCTCGTGCTCGTACTTCGCCGGCGAGGTTTCGTGCGAGTCGAGCAGAGTTTCGGTTGGATCGGAGAGTAAGGTGAGGTCGAGCTTGAAGAAGAGGAGCTTCGGCGAAACCGAAGCAGCGTCACGGAAAGTCACTCGGTCGAGGAAGCCGGTCGCCGGAGACGGCGAATTTGAGGCGTCTGAGTCGTCGTGCGTGGAGTCAAATTGTGGAGCCGATTTTGGAGGCGTCGTGGAGAAAAAGTTGAAGCTGAAGACTAAGAGCGAGGTAGTGAAAGTAACCGGAGGCTCTGAGGCGGTAACTGAATCAGCAATTTCCGACTACTCCGATAAGGCGtcactcaaattcaaggaGCAAGAAGTCATTTCACTCAGCTCCGGCGTGCAATTGTGCTCGGAAGCAACCGTATCGGAGACCAAGACGGTAAATGACGGCGGTAACAGAGCACCGGAATTTGAATTCCAAGGAGCGTCGAGCAACTACTTCGGTGAGAATTCGGAATCGACTATCGAGCAGAGGCCACTGAGCTTTGGATTGGACTCCGATTTGGCTTGTACCGAGCACTTCTCTTATGACGACGGCTCCGAGTACTCCTCCAGTCAGACACTCTCGGATTTCCACTCGGATCCTTACCAGGAAAACTCGGAAAAAATCGACTTCTCCGATTACTCGCCGTCGTTCTTCATCGATTCCGGCAGCCAATTCTCGCAGGGTTCAGTCGATGACTCACCGTCACCAACCTTCGCCTGGCTCGTGAAATACAGAGAAGAGTTCGTCGCCACTGCTTTAGATATCGACGCAGCTCCACGCGCCAACGAAGCGTATAAGCATGAATCCACA TTTATGAAGTTCGAAGACGATGAGGTGGAAGAGAGCTATCAGATGCTGAGGAATAGAGAGAGGCTCAAATTGTTTGTGCGTGACTACACCGTGGACTACTCTTCCACGACGGAGTACGGCCGCCTGATCCTCCATCAACGGTCGTTCATGGTCCGGTGGATCTGTGAG GTATCTACTGCAACTGGACTACATCAGGAGACCAAGTTTCTAAGTGTGAACCTCCTTGACCGGTTTTTGAGCAAAGGATATTTTAAGAGCAAAAGGATCCTTCAGATTGTTGGAGTTGCCTGTCTAACTTTGGCCACCAGGATAGAAGAAAATCAGCCCTACAATAG TGTGCGAGAAAAGAGTTTCAATGTTGGAAGCCATGTGTACAACAGATGTGAAGTAGTGGCAATGGAATGGCTAGTGCTGGAGGTCCTCAAATTTCAGTGTTTTCTGCCCACCAGCTATAATTTCTTATG GTTCTACTTGCAAGCTGCTGAAGCTGATGAAGAAGTAGAGACAAGGGCCAAGTACCTGGCAATGCTGCAGCTTACGGATCCTGGGCAGTTATGCTACTGGCCCTCAACAGTTGCAGCTGCAGTTGTCATCCTGGCTTCTTTAGAAGGAGATGATGCATCCCGCCAACAAGTCATGGAT ATTCATATGAGaacagatgatgatgatgatttacCTGAATGCTTGAAG AGCCTAGATTGGCTGTTGAGGTTTGTTTGA